Proteins encoded in a region of the Tripterygium wilfordii isolate XIE 37 chromosome 21, ASM1340144v1, whole genome shotgun sequence genome:
- the LOC119989013 gene encoding patellin-4-like translates to MTVEAVERAEFVISQEEPKKVVAETEKAVEEVKQMDYSKPQIVQKSSSYREESNFLSDLKEFEKKALNELKAKLEEAILGNTLFKKDEPKKNEKEKPEVEEKEKESETKKGEEEAGKIEEVKPKGEEKENEPKESDEEKKPQVALEEKSIEVDKDISIWGVSLLPSKGAEGTDMVLLKFLRAREFKVNDAFEMLKKTLQWRKEANIDSILGEEFASDLSSVAYMNGVDREGHPVCYNIFGVFENEELYTKTFGTEENRGQFLRWRFQLMEKGIQKLDMRPGGVTSLLQINDLKNSPGVSKKDLRVSMKQAVGLLQDNYPEFVARNIFINAPFWYYALNALLSPFLTQRTKSKFVIAHPAKVTETLLKYISAEEIPVQYGGFKRENDFEFSKADDPVSELTVKAGSTETIEIPAAEVGSTLVWDLTVLNWEVIYKEEFVPSDEGSYTIIVQKDKKMGYNEGPIRNTFRNNETGKIVLTIVNSSNKKKRALYRYMIKNCLH, encoded by the exons ATGACTGTTGAAGCTGTGGAGAGGGCTGAGTTTGTGATCTCTCAAGAAGAACCCAAGAAGGTTGTTGCAGAGACTGAAAAGGCTGTAGAAGAAGTGAAGCAAATGGATTATTCCAAGCCCCAAATAGTACAGAAGAGCTCTTCCTATAGGGAAGAAAGTAACTTCCTCTCTGATCTCAAGGAGTTTGAGAAAAAGGCTCTGAATGAACTAAAGGCGAAACTTGAAGAAGCCATTCTTGGGAACACTCTGTTCAAGAAAGACGAGCCAAAGAAGAATGAGAAGGAGAAGCCAGAAGtagaagagaaagagaaggaaagtgAAACCAAAAAGGGTGAAGAAGAGGCTGGAAAAATTGAAGAAGTGAAACCAAagggagaagagaaggaaaatgaaCCAAAAGAAAGCGACGAAGAGAAGAAACCCCAGgtggctcttgaggaaaagaGTATTGAAGTCGATAAAGATATCTCCATTTGGGGAGTTTCCCTTCTTCCCAGCAAAGGCGCAGAGGGTACTGATATGGTGCTCTTGAAGTTCTTGAGGGCTAGGGAGTTCAAGGTCAATGATGCCTTCGAGATGCTCAAGAAAACGCTTCAATGGAGGAAAGAGGCCAACATTGATTCAATCTTGGGCGAGGAGTTTGCCTCAGATCTAAGCTCTGTTGCATACATGAATGGCGTGGATCGTGAAGGTCATCCTGTTTGTTACAACATTTTTGGAGTGTTTGAGAATGAGGAGCTATACACCAAGACTTTTGGGACCGAGGAGAATCGCGGGCAGTTCTTGAGATGGAGGTTCCAACTGATGGAGAAGGGCATTCAAAAGCTTGATATGAGGCCTGGTGGGGTtacttctttgcttcaaatcaATGATCTAAAGAATTCTCCTGGAGTCTCAAAGAAAGACCTAAGGGTTTCCATGAAGCAAGCTGTTGGGCTTTTGCAGGACAATTACCCTGAATTTGTTGCCAGAAAT ATATTCATAAATGCTCCATTTTGGTACTATGCTCTGAATGCTCTCCTGTCTCCTTTCTTAACCCAAAGAACTAAGAGCAAATTTGTCATTGCTCACCCGGCCAAGGTGACCGAAACCCTTCTCAA GTACATTTCTGCTGAGGAGATCCCAGTGCAGTATGGTGGCTTCAAGAGGGAGAATGACTTCGAGTTCTCCAAGGCTGATGATCCGGTTTCAGAACTCACCGTCAAGGCCGGATCAACTGAAACCATTGAGATACCTGCAGCTGAG GTTGGATCTACATTGGTATGGGACTTGACTGTTTTGAATTGGGAAGTGATTTACAAGGAAGAATTTGTGCCCAGTGATGAAGGTTCATACACTATCATTGTCCAGAAAGACAAGAAGATGGGTTACAATGAAGGACCAATCCGCAACACTTTCAGGAACAACGAAACTGGGAAGATTGTTCTGACGATAGTGAATAGCTCGAACAAGAAGAAGAGGGCTTTATATCGATACATGATCAAGAACTGCTTGCACTGA